Genomic window (Georgfuchsia toluolica):
CGGCACGTAAGAAAAGTTGGTGTGCCGCGCGGCCAGTTCCTTGAACAGATCGTGGTAGTACAACTCGTCCTGCGTCCGCGCACCATATACCAAGGTGATCGGCAGGCTACAGCCTTCCTCGAACAGGTCGAGGATCATCGACTTGGGGCTGGACAAACCTGAACCGCCGGCAAGAAAGATCGGTGGCACATCAGCCAACTTGCGCACGAAGAAACGGCCATATGGCCCCGCCAGTTGCACCGGATCGCCAACCTTCAACTCGTTGTGTATCCACGTGGTGGCCTTGCCGCCGGGAACCAAACGAATGTTGAGTTCGATCTCTCTACCCAACGAGGGTGCATTGGCCAAGGAAAATGCCCTGATGGTCTTGTCGCCCGGGATGTGCAGGTTGATGTACTGCCCGGCCTGAAAGCGAATCCCATCCGGCTCATCAAGCTGGATCCAGACCCCTTTGATGGTCGGCGTGAGGTTTTGGATCCGGCTGATAATGCCGCTGAAATCCCGTACCGGCAAATTCAGCGCATCCGGTTCGACCTCAATGTCCGCCTCTATAGTAACGTCGGACTGGGGTATCGCGCAGCAGGCAAGGCAGAGTCCCTCTTCCCGCTCATAATCCATCAGTGCGAAGTTGGAGGCTTCTCCGTGCTCGACTTCCCCATCGACTACCTGTACCTTGCAAGTGGCACAGAGTCCATGACAGCAAGCATGGGGCAAGTAGATCCCGGCACGCAGACTCGCATCCAGCAACGTCTGCCCGTCTTCGACCTCGATCGTCTGCCCAAGCGGCTCTATGGTAAGGTTATAGCTCATTGTCTTCAGCCAAAAATCAGGCGCAACTCCCCTTGATACCGGTCAGCCCAGGCGTACGAAAGCGGATCACGTCCTTGTGCTTGAGGCCGTTTTCCGCCAAGGACTTGCCCGGATCGGGTTTCCAGGGCTTGCCCGACTTAAACCACTCCGCTTTGCTCCAGTCGATCTTGGCACAGTCGGGGTGATAGCCGAAGGCTCCAGGGATCACTTGCTCCTGGATCGCACCAAACGGCATCGTCGGCGGGAATGGGAGGGCAAACGGCGCGCAGAACATCAAGTGGTCTTCCCAGCCGATGTAGAGCAACTGGCTTCCGTGAAACTTGTCCTGAGTATCCGCCGCAGCGAACTCGTAGGGTTTGAGTGCAACAACAGGCATGCTTGTCTCCTTAGTTCTTGGTCGCCATTTCGCGCCAGGCAGCGAAATTCTTCTGATCTTCGGATCCCTCGAAGTCAAGATTGTCGCGTCCGTGCTCAAGGTGGTAGTACTTCAGCACTTCCGGTAACGGCTCGAAGCCAGGCTTGGTCGGGTCGGTTCCTTCCGGAAAGCAATTGCCTTGATAGATCTGGTGCACCGGAAGCCAGGCTTGGATATATTTCTCAGGCTCGTTGTCGAATATTTCTTTGCAGCCGTCGGAACAGGTGTGGTACTTCTCGCCTTTGTAGTCCGATTCGCGATAGCAGATCTTGGTCGGGTCGGAGGGCTCGGTGAACAGCATCGGGATCTGGCAGACTTGGCATAACTGGGGCAGAGTCATGTTGTAGAAGCGCTTGCCCTCCTTGTGCTGCTCGGCCCAATACTCGAAGCGTGGCCGGTAGTATTTGTCGAAGGTGTTCGGGTATTTCTCCGACAGCCAGTCCATTTCCTCGGGCTTCGGCATCCATGTGTGAAAGTCAGCCGCAGCGCCGTACTGATAGAAGGTCGCCCAAGCCTGGTGGGAGATGTGCTCCTTGTCAATGGTGGCCTGAGCGATGCACTTCGGCATCTTGATGCCATAGCGAGCCAAGTCATTGAATAATGCGCCACCATTCTGCTCGAAGTAGATTTCCCAGGCTTCCTTCCAGCTCATCACGCGCTTGGGCAGCATATAGTCCATCATCATGCCAACCAATGTCAGTACGCGGGTGCCGCGCCACGTCCATTTATCAATCCAGCGCTGAACGATGGGCAGGTTGTCCGGATCCTGTTCAAGCATGAATTTGATGCACTCGAGCCCCAGTGTCATATGGCGCGCTTCATCAGACTGCGCGGAAAATCCGAAAGTCATCACGCCCATATCGCCGTTGTAAGCAGCCCCGGAGACGAACGGTACGAATAATAGATTGGTAAGCACGTATTCGAAGCTGAAGCCGATGGCGATCATGAATTCGAATGGGCCAGCGGTATAGGCATCGTCAAAGAAGGAACGCGGTACCGACAGATACCAGACCCTTTCAATCATGTGCAGGAAATCATGGAAACCGTTGTAGTGTTTGTTGTAATTCGACAATGCATGAATCTGCGTCTGCGCATGGCGCAGTTCGTCGAGCGATTGCATCAGACAGGCCACTCGCGGGCCCACGCCGCGCATCTGCCGTCCGACATGGGCGAAACCGCGATGTGCCATGTACTCGAGCGGAGAAATGCCGGTCAGGAATAGTTTCAGCGTATTGATATAGCGCGCATCGGTGACACCCAAGTGGCCATTGTTTTGCGCAAAGGCATCGATGATCGCATAGAGCTTGCGATCCTTCTCGGCCTGATATTTCCAGTAGGCGTCCATGGTCATGCGAAATGGATCTTCCCATTTATCCCAGTCATGAATCTTGATGCCTTCGAACTTGTCGTATGGGAACACTTTGTCCATCGGTTGGTAGGTGGTATCCCAACCGAGCCCGCGGGTCATCAGCGAATAGCGCTCCTTCAGACCCAGCTTCTTATTGACCTTGATGTCCATATGCTTTCTCCTCAGTTTTTCCAGCTCAGATTGAACTCATCGTCGGTTT
Coding sequences:
- a CDS encoding NADH:ubiquinone reductase (Na(+)-transporting) subunit F, with the translated sequence MSYNLTIEPLGQTIEVEDGQTLLDASLRAGIYLPHACCHGLCATCKVQVVDGEVEHGEASNFALMDYEREEGLCLACCAIPQSDVTIEADIEVEPDALNLPVRDFSGIISRIQNLTPTIKGVWIQLDEPDGIRFQAGQYINLHIPGDKTIRAFSLANAPSLGREIELNIRLVPGGKATTWIHNELKVGDPVQLAGPYGRFFVRKLADVPPIFLAGGSGLSSPKSMILDLFEEGCSLPITLVYGARTQDELYYHDLFKELAARHTNFSYVPVLSNEPAESDWDGRRGFVHEAAKEYFNNDFRGHKAYLCGPPVMIDACIATLMQGRLFERDIYSEKFFSAADAQQVRSPLFKKI
- a CDS encoding phenol hydroxylase subunit P4, which produces MPVVALKPYEFAAADTQDKFHGSQLLYIGWEDHLMFCAPFALPFPPTMPFGAIQEQVIPGAFGYHPDCAKIDWSKAEWFKSGKPWKPDPGKSLAENGLKHKDVIRFRTPGLTGIKGSCA
- a CDS encoding aromatic/alkene/methane monooxygenase hydroxylase/oxygenase subunit alpha, with amino-acid sequence MDIKVNKKLGLKERYSLMTRGLGWDTTYQPMDKVFPYDKFEGIKIHDWDKWEDPFRMTMDAYWKYQAEKDRKLYAIIDAFAQNNGHLGVTDARYINTLKLFLTGISPLEYMAHRGFAHVGRQMRGVGPRVACLMQSLDELRHAQTQIHALSNYNKHYNGFHDFLHMIERVWYLSVPRSFFDDAYTAGPFEFMIAIGFSFEYVLTNLLFVPFVSGAAYNGDMGVMTFGFSAQSDEARHMTLGLECIKFMLEQDPDNLPIVQRWIDKWTWRGTRVLTLVGMMMDYMLPKRVMSWKEAWEIYFEQNGGALFNDLARYGIKMPKCIAQATIDKEHISHQAWATFYQYGAAADFHTWMPKPEEMDWLSEKYPNTFDKYYRPRFEYWAEQHKEGKRFYNMTLPQLCQVCQIPMLFTEPSDPTKICYRESDYKGEKYHTCSDGCKEIFDNEPEKYIQAWLPVHQIYQGNCFPEGTDPTKPGFEPLPEVLKYYHLEHGRDNLDFEGSEDQKNFAAWREMATKN